A genomic region of Thermodesulfobacteriota bacterium contains the following coding sequences:
- a CDS encoding NAD(P)/FAD-dependent oxidoreductase: MGTHRFDVMVIGGGPSGLQTAGYLSEAGLSVALFDENSEIGKDVVCSGVVSKEAFSRYDLPEEAVIGRLQHAELFSPGRIRIPYSHPEEAAVVVDRHIFDGKLGETARAKGAQIYLNTKVTSLQVNDGFVEAILKSQQGEDKIRGEVAVIATGISFNLQQSLGLGRPIKILKGIQVEVKTDAVERLKVYFGRRWSDGFFGWAIPLKDGRTRVGVMTNGNALDGLNNVLSEFNHNGNTCKEMGAIKRRGIAFGTIPKSYSNRVIAVGEAAGLIKTTTGGGIYYGLISAEIASEIIKKAFRKGNFDSKILSQYEYAWRKSMGKEIKYGQYFHRYYSKLDDHFIDKLFHAARQDGLLSFIAEKGRFDWHRETVIKILRSPNLRSVLWSGLLRQISNI; this comes from the coding sequence AATTCGGAAATTGGAAAGGACGTGGTATGCTCCGGCGTCGTGAGCAAGGAGGCTTTCTCCCGGTATGACCTACCGGAGGAAGCGGTGATAGGAAGACTTCAGCACGCCGAACTGTTCTCTCCGGGAAGAATACGTATTCCCTATTCTCATCCGGAAGAAGCGGCTGTGGTAGTGGATAGGCATATATTTGACGGAAAGCTTGGGGAAACCGCCCGGGCCAAAGGAGCCCAGATTTACCTGAACACAAAAGTGACCTCTCTACAGGTAAACGATGGGTTCGTAGAAGCCATCTTAAAAAGCCAACAGGGAGAGGATAAAATACGGGGAGAGGTTGCGGTAATAGCCACCGGGATAAGTTTTAACCTTCAACAATCCCTCGGCTTAGGGCGTCCTATAAAAATCTTGAAAGGCATTCAGGTCGAGGTCAAGACAGATGCCGTCGAACGCCTTAAGGTGTATTTTGGCCGCAGGTGGTCTGATGGGTTTTTTGGATGGGCTATACCCCTTAAGGACGGGAGGACCAGGGTTGGGGTGATGACCAATGGAAACGCACTCGACGGATTGAACAACGTCCTCTCCGAATTCAACCACAATGGCAATACCTGCAAGGAGATGGGAGCTATTAAGAGAAGGGGGATTGCCTTCGGCACCATACCCAAAAGCTACTCCAACAGAGTGATTGCCGTGGGTGAAGCGGCCGGACTGATAAAGACCACGACCGGGGGCGGGATTTACTACGGCCTTATCAGCGCCGAAATCGCTTCTGAAATTATCAAAAAGGCCTTTAGGAAAGGAAACTTTGATTCCAAAATCCTTTCCCAGTATGAATACGCATGGAGAAAGAGTATGGGGAAGGAGATAAAGTATGGCCAGTATTTTCACCGGTATTATTCCAAGCTGGATGACCACTTCATAGACAAGCTATTCCATGCAGCCAGGCAGGACGGTCTCCTCTCGTTCATAGCGGAGAAGGGAAGATTTGACTGGCATAGGGAGACGGTAATCAAGATACTGCGAAGCCCAAATTTGAGAAGCGTTCTTTGGAGCGGATTGCTGAGGCAAATCTCCAATATATAA